One segment of Curtobacterium sp. MR_MD2014 DNA contains the following:
- a CDS encoding Rv0909 family putative TA system antitoxin, protein MSDLGDKAKDFADSDKGEQATDAGLGKAADAADKATGGGHGDQIDKAEHAADDKIGK, encoded by the coding sequence ATGAGTGACCTCGGTGACAAGGCCAAGGACTTCGCGGACAGCGACAAGGGCGAGCAGGCGACCGACGCCGGTCTCGGCAAGGCCGCGGACGCGGCCGACAAGGCCACCGGCGGTGGCCACGGCGACCAGATCGACAAGGCGGAGCACGCAGCCGACGACAAGATCGGCAAGTAG
- a CDS encoding arsenate reductase/protein-tyrosine-phosphatase family protein, giving the protein MRILFVCSGNICRSPLGAQVLEARLGPDAPAFTVESAGTIADDGALMDETAAAQSSRLGGAPSTHRSRYLTEQIAASADLVLTAERSHRAAVVSLAPRAAKRAFTIKQFARVLDGLEPGDLAGIETAQDLVDRVARLRGTVPPPADPADDDVDDPYRRSEDTHVRVADEIDAALTPIADALRALR; this is encoded by the coding sequence ATGCGGATCCTGTTCGTCTGCAGCGGCAACATCTGCCGCTCGCCCCTCGGCGCCCAGGTGCTCGAGGCCCGGCTCGGCCCGGACGCCCCGGCGTTCACGGTCGAGTCGGCCGGCACCATCGCCGACGACGGCGCCCTGATGGACGAGACGGCTGCCGCGCAGTCGTCGCGTCTGGGTGGGGCGCCCTCCACGCACCGCTCGCGCTACCTGACGGAGCAGATCGCGGCGTCGGCCGACCTCGTGCTCACCGCCGAGCGCTCGCACCGCGCAGCCGTCGTGTCGCTCGCACCGCGGGCAGCGAAGCGGGCGTTCACCATCAAGCAGTTCGCCCGGGTGCTCGACGGGCTGGAGCCCGGAGACCTGGCCGGCATCGAGACCGCGCAGGACCTGGTCGACCGGGTCGCTCGACTGCGGGGGACCGTGCCGCCGCCCGCCGACCCGGCGGACGACGACGTGGACGACCCCTACCGTCGGTCCGAGGACACCCACGTGCGGGTCGCCGACGAGATCGACGCGGCGCTCACTCCCATCGCGGACGCCCTGCGCGCGCTGCGCTGA
- a CDS encoding CPBP family intramembrane glutamic endopeptidase, protein MTSEPEVAATEPSTARQRDLVALLVALVVAVVLARIVSSLTLRGAVPGPVLQVLLGNLAVWVPLVLGIVWVLRRSGRDLFGRFRIELGDLVFALGVVILTRVFDAVLALSFTGTSGLQPAPSLGTPDIGLLLVSAVGIVLVSPVLEELFFRGLFQRLLAAELTPRTRWLAVLVTAFLFALSHLFLGSATTSLGGVQVFLTTFVLGLLTGTLVAMTNRIGGAIVAHVLFNAVAVVATWPR, encoded by the coding sequence ATGACATCCGAGCCGGAAGTGGCCGCCACCGAGCCCTCGACCGCCCGGCAACGCGACCTCGTCGCCCTGCTGGTCGCCCTCGTCGTGGCGGTCGTGCTCGCCCGGATCGTGAGCAGCCTGACGCTGCGCGGCGCCGTCCCCGGCCCGGTGCTCCAGGTGCTGCTCGGCAACCTCGCGGTGTGGGTGCCGCTCGTGCTCGGCATCGTCTGGGTCCTGCGCCGCTCGGGCCGTGACCTGTTCGGTCGCTTCCGGATCGAGCTCGGCGACCTCGTGTTCGCGCTCGGGGTCGTGATCCTGACGCGGGTGTTCGACGCCGTGCTCGCGCTGTCGTTCACCGGGACGAGCGGCCTGCAGCCCGCGCCGTCGCTCGGGACCCCGGACATCGGGCTGCTGCTCGTGTCGGCGGTCGGCATCGTGCTGGTCAGCCCCGTGCTCGAGGAGCTCTTCTTCCGCGGGCTGTTCCAGCGCCTGCTCGCCGCCGAGCTCACGCCCCGGACGCGCTGGCTGGCCGTGCTCGTGACGGCGTTCCTGTTCGCGCTGTCGCACCTCTTCCTCGGGTCGGCGACGACCTCGCTCGGTGGGGTGCAGGTGTTCCTGACGACCTTCGTGCTCGGGCTGCTCACGGGCACCCTGGTCGCGATGACGAACCGCATCGGCGGCGCGATCGTGGCGCACGTGCTGTTCAACGCGGTGGCGGTCGTCGCGACCTGGCCGCGCTGA
- a CDS encoding polysaccharide biosynthesis tyrosine autokinase: protein MELRDYITVLRKSWALILVLALVGVAAAAGFSLLKKPVYSAEAQVFVSTETSGSASDLAQGNTFTQQRVLTYSNLVSTPIVLLPVISSLGLDMNADELSKMVSATAPTSTTLISITVNGTDPVQATNIANATSQSLTNVVEDIEATDENGSSSVKLTRVKQAQVPSSPVSPNVPVNIALGLLVGLALGVGIAVLRETLDNRVRVETDVEKISDKPVVGGIAYDNKASERPLIVQVDPRSPRAESFRTLRTNLQFLDLGTGSRTFVMTSSMQSEGKSTTVANLAIALDSAGFKVILIDADLRRPRVGEYMEVDGSAGLTDVLIGRASLEDVAQPWGRGNMVVLPAGQIPPNPSELLGSKAMQDLIETLEQQFDYVLFDAPPLLPVTDAAILSKKASGAILAVASGKTHKGQLAAAVASLENVGAPIAGFVITMMPVKGPGAYGYGRYGYGYGYGLDEEEPPQKSTKSPGKTRGKLGVVRRADR, encoded by the coding sequence GTGGAACTGCGCGACTACATCACAGTGCTGCGGAAGAGTTGGGCACTGATCCTCGTGCTCGCCCTGGTGGGCGTCGCGGCGGCGGCAGGGTTCTCCCTGCTGAAGAAGCCGGTGTACTCCGCCGAGGCGCAGGTGTTCGTGTCGACGGAGACGTCGGGCAGCGCCAGCGACCTGGCCCAGGGCAACACCTTCACGCAGCAGCGCGTGCTGACGTACTCGAACCTGGTGTCGACGCCGATCGTGCTCCTGCCGGTCATCTCGTCGCTCGGGCTCGACATGAACGCGGACGAGCTGTCGAAGATGGTGTCGGCGACGGCGCCGACGAGCACGACCCTCATCTCGATCACGGTCAACGGCACCGATCCGGTGCAGGCGACGAACATCGCGAACGCGACCTCGCAGAGCCTCACCAACGTGGTCGAGGACATCGAGGCCACCGACGAGAACGGCTCGAGCAGCGTCAAGCTGACCCGGGTGAAGCAGGCGCAGGTGCCGAGCTCGCCCGTCAGCCCGAACGTCCCCGTCAACATCGCCCTCGGCCTGCTCGTCGGTCTGGCGCTCGGCGTCGGCATCGCCGTGCTGCGCGAGACGCTCGACAACCGCGTCCGCGTCGAGACCGACGTCGAGAAGATCAGCGACAAGCCCGTCGTCGGCGGCATCGCCTACGACAACAAGGCGTCCGAGCGACCGCTCATCGTGCAGGTCGATCCGCGCAGCCCGCGCGCCGAGTCCTTCCGCACGCTCCGCACGAACCTGCAGTTCCTCGACCTCGGTACCGGCTCGCGCACGTTCGTCATGACGTCGTCGATGCAGTCCGAGGGCAAGAGCACCACCGTCGCGAACCTGGCGATCGCGCTGGACAGCGCCGGCTTCAAGGTCATCCTGATCGACGCCGACCTCCGTCGCCCCCGCGTCGGCGAGTACATGGAGGTGGACGGCTCCGCCGGTCTGACCGACGTGCTCATCGGTCGCGCGAGCCTGGAGGACGTCGCGCAGCCCTGGGGCCGCGGCAACATGGTCGTGCTGCCCGCCGGCCAGATCCCGCCCAACCCGTCGGAGCTCCTCGGCTCGAAGGCCATGCAGGACCTGATCGAGACGCTCGAGCAGCAGTTCGACTACGTGCTCTTCGACGCGCCGCCGCTGTTGCCCGTCACCGACGCCGCGATCCTGTCGAAGAAGGCGTCCGGCGCCATCCTCGCGGTCGCGTCCGGCAAGACCCACAAGGGCCAGCTCGCCGCCGCCGTCGCGTCGCTCGAGAACGTCGGCGCACCGATCGCCGGCTTCGTCATCACGATGATGCCGGTCAAGGGTCCGGGCGCGTACGGCTACGGCCGCTACGGGTACGGCTACGGGTACGGCCTCGACGAAGAGGAACCGCCCCAGAAGTCCACCAAGTCGCCGGGGAAGACCCGCGGCAAGCTCGGCGTGGTCCGCCGCGCGGACCGCTGA
- a CDS encoding sugar transferase, with protein MVAVTAEAVHRPVSTGSTREWSRTYSRRVLVTDLLALIWVVFGVQIAWLGFDSNLMTNTADLRLSYFGISVVVIAVWMIGLALYDTRGDRVIGVGSTEYRLVADSSVRVFGLIAIAAYLLRVDLARGYVLIAFPVGILVLLLSRWMWRQWLVAERKHGGYSARVLLVGSTASVLHIARELARTPEAGYRVVGAAVSDGTRGLLPGSTVESHGGIDEVTAALAATGADTVVITSSDDLPPERVRQLSWSLEPGRQHLVVAPSLTDIGGPRIHTRPVQGLPLIHVETPTYSGRKLYTKRAFDLIGSAALIIVLSPVLLVLALLVKVTSAGPVFFLQERVGLNGSTFHMIKFRSMVVDAEQRLQELSALDRAEGNTVLFKMKNDPRVTRVGAFMRRYSLDEVPQLFNVLVGSMSLVGPRPPLAREVERYDVHVHRRFLVKPGMTGLWQVSGRSDLSWEDSVRLDLYYVENWAIVGDLVILWKTLRAVVGSDGAY; from the coding sequence GTGGTGGCAGTGACGGCCGAGGCCGTTCACCGGCCCGTCTCGACGGGGAGCACCCGCGAGTGGAGCCGCACGTACTCGCGTCGCGTGCTCGTCACCGACCTGCTGGCGCTGATCTGGGTCGTCTTCGGCGTGCAGATCGCCTGGCTCGGGTTCGACTCGAACCTGATGACGAACACGGCGGACCTGCGCCTGAGCTACTTCGGCATCTCCGTCGTCGTCATCGCCGTCTGGATGATCGGCCTGGCGCTCTACGACACCCGTGGTGACCGCGTCATCGGCGTCGGGAGCACCGAGTACCGGCTGGTCGCGGACTCGAGCGTCCGGGTGTTCGGGCTGATCGCGATCGCCGCCTACCTGCTGCGCGTCGACCTGGCCCGCGGCTACGTGCTCATCGCGTTCCCCGTCGGCATCCTCGTGCTGCTGCTCTCGCGCTGGATGTGGCGCCAGTGGCTCGTCGCCGAGCGCAAGCACGGCGGGTACTCCGCGCGGGTCCTGCTCGTCGGTTCGACGGCGAGCGTGCTGCACATCGCACGGGAGCTCGCCCGAACGCCCGAAGCCGGCTACCGCGTGGTCGGCGCGGCCGTGTCCGACGGCACGCGGGGTCTGCTGCCAGGCTCCACCGTCGAGAGCCACGGCGGCATCGACGAGGTCACGGCAGCCCTGGCGGCGACCGGAGCGGACACCGTCGTCATCACGAGCTCAGACGACCTGCCCCCGGAGCGGGTCCGCCAGCTGAGCTGGTCGCTCGAGCCCGGACGGCAGCACCTGGTCGTCGCGCCGAGCCTGACCGACATCGGTGGCCCGCGGATCCACACCCGCCCGGTCCAGGGCCTCCCGCTCATCCACGTCGAGACCCCGACCTACTCGGGCCGGAAGCTCTACACCAAGCGGGCGTTCGACCTGATCGGATCGGCGGCGCTCATCATCGTGCTCTCCCCGGTCCTGCTCGTGCTCGCGCTGCTCGTCAAGGTGACCTCCGCCGGGCCGGTGTTCTTCCTGCAGGAGCGCGTCGGCCTGAACGGTTCGACGTTCCACATGATCAAGTTTCGGTCGATGGTCGTCGACGCGGAGCAGCGCCTGCAGGAGCTGAGCGCGCTCGACCGCGCCGAGGGCAACACGGTCCTGTTCAAGATGAAGAACGATCCGCGCGTCACGCGCGTCGGTGCCTTCATGCGGCGCTACAGCCTCGACGAGGTTCCGCAGTTGTTCAACGTCCTGGTCGGGAGCATGTCGTTGGTCGGACCGCGGCCCCCTCTCGCCCGAGAGGTCGAGCGGTACGACGTGCACGTACACCGACGCTTCTTGGTGAAGCCAGGGATGACCGGCCTGTGGCAGGTCAGCGGACGATCTGACCTGTCATGGGAGGACTCGGTGCGTCTCGATCTGTACTACGTGGAGAACTGGGCCATCGTGGGGGACCTCGTGATCCTCTGGAAGACCCTACGCGCGGTCGTGGGTAGCGACGGAGCGTACTGA
- a CDS encoding nuclease-related domain-containing protein has protein sequence MTSDLVPWVVAGGLAIVVVVLVIVLRRTQSSNRAALSDAEVRLDHRTGTLEREHREQTAAADAEHARQLAGAETSRQQALAEAEAGRALARTGMRWEEASQRTILEVCKAAGINGALLTNVVFVPVAQGERDRDRSYAAQLDHVLVFESGHVLVIENKRWNGIVFDGRKPSAVHHAFRNLLDESSLTGSFAIQVRSRRVLDHADDVEHWWQVRVQSGGNAPTRQVRQQARRLQRFLADEDGNGPQWVDSCVFYSGDAAAYVNPEDRSTSTTPTGRSATTAVVTNDNELRGLVTDLARKHAVPNRARTDSVVRQLAGQGAHTITVGTYRLPEA, from the coding sequence ATGACCAGCGACCTCGTGCCGTGGGTGGTCGCCGGGGGGCTCGCGATCGTCGTGGTCGTCCTGGTGATCGTCCTGCGGCGGACCCAGTCCTCCAACCGTGCCGCCCTGTCCGACGCCGAGGTCCGGCTGGACCACCGCACCGGCACCCTCGAGCGGGAACACCGCGAGCAGACCGCAGCCGCCGACGCGGAGCACGCGCGGCAGCTCGCCGGTGCCGAGACGTCCCGCCAGCAAGCCCTCGCCGAAGCGGAGGCCGGTCGCGCCCTCGCCCGCACCGGCATGCGCTGGGAAGAGGCATCGCAGCGCACGATCCTCGAGGTCTGCAAGGCCGCCGGGATCAACGGCGCCCTGCTGACCAACGTGGTGTTCGTGCCGGTGGCCCAGGGCGAGCGGGACAGAGATCGCAGCTACGCCGCCCAGCTCGACCACGTGCTCGTGTTCGAGTCCGGCCACGTGCTGGTCATCGAGAACAAGCGGTGGAACGGCATCGTGTTCGACGGCCGCAAGCCGAGCGCCGTGCACCACGCGTTCCGCAACCTGCTCGACGAGTCCTCCCTGACCGGGTCGTTCGCGATCCAGGTCCGCAGCCGTCGCGTCCTCGACCACGCGGACGACGTCGAGCACTGGTGGCAGGTCCGGGTGCAGTCCGGCGGGAACGCCCCGACCCGGCAGGTCCGGCAGCAGGCCCGCCGGCTGCAGCGGTTCCTGGCCGACGAGGACGGCAACGGACCGCAGTGGGTCGACTCGTGCGTGTTCTACTCCGGCGACGCCGCGGCGTACGTCAACCCCGAGGACCGCAGCACGAGCACGACGCCGACGGGTCGTTCCGCGACGACCGCCGTCGTGACGAACGACAACGAGCTCCGCGGACTCGTCACCGACCTGGCACGCAAGCACGCCGTGCCGAACCGGGCGCGCACCGACTCGGTCGTGCGGCAGCTGGCCGGCCAGGGCGCGCACACGATCACGGTCGGGACGTACCGCCTGCCGGAGGCGTGA
- a CDS encoding adenylosuccinate synthase, translating into MPAAVIIGAQWGDEGKGKATDLLGSRIDYVVKFNGGNNAGHTVVVGGEKYALHLLPSGILTPGVTPIIGNGVVVDLEVLFQELDALRARGVDVSKLLVSANAHVITHYHRTVDKVTERFLGKRQIGTTGRGIGPTYADKINRVGIRIQDIFDENILRQKVEAALDQKNHLLVKVFNRRAIDADEVVESLLSFAERLRPMVADTALEIHRALERGDTVLFEAGQATMLDVDHGTYPFVTSSSATAGGAATGSGIGPGKLERIIGIVKAYTTRVGAGPFPTELFDESGEFLRANGFEFGTTTGRPRRCGWYDAPIARYTARINGVTDFVLTKLDVLTGLETIPVCVAYEVDGERVDEVPVNQSDFHHAKPIYEEFPGWTEDITGARSFEDLPKTAQDYVLAVEAMSGARISAIGVGPGRDAIVVRHDLLGTGEAAA; encoded by the coding sequence ATGCCCGCAGCAGTCATCATCGGTGCCCAGTGGGGTGACGAGGGCAAGGGGAAGGCAACCGACCTCCTCGGGTCCCGCATCGACTACGTCGTCAAGTTCAACGGCGGCAACAACGCCGGCCACACCGTCGTCGTCGGCGGCGAGAAGTACGCGCTGCACCTGCTGCCGTCCGGCATCCTGACGCCCGGCGTCACCCCGATCATCGGCAACGGTGTCGTCGTCGACCTCGAGGTCCTGTTCCAGGAGCTCGACGCGCTCCGCGCCCGCGGGGTGGACGTCTCGAAGCTCCTGGTGTCCGCGAACGCGCACGTCATCACGCACTACCACCGCACCGTCGACAAGGTGACCGAGCGGTTCCTCGGCAAGCGCCAGATCGGCACGACCGGTCGCGGCATCGGCCCGACCTACGCCGACAAGATCAACCGCGTCGGCATCCGCATCCAGGACATCTTCGACGAGAACATCCTGCGGCAGAAGGTCGAGGCGGCCCTCGACCAGAAGAACCACCTGCTGGTCAAGGTCTTCAACCGTCGCGCGATCGACGCGGACGAGGTCGTGGAGTCGCTGCTGTCCTTCGCCGAGCGCCTGCGCCCGATGGTCGCCGACACCGCGCTCGAGATCCACCGCGCGCTCGAGCGGGGCGACACCGTGCTGTTCGAGGCCGGCCAGGCCACCATGCTCGACGTCGACCACGGCACCTACCCGTTCGTGACCTCGTCGTCGGCGACCGCCGGCGGCGCCGCGACCGGTTCGGGCATCGGCCCGGGCAAGCTCGAGCGCATCATCGGCATCGTCAAGGCGTACACGACCCGCGTCGGCGCCGGCCCGTTCCCGACCGAGCTGTTCGACGAGTCGGGGGAGTTCCTCCGCGCCAACGGCTTCGAGTTCGGCACCACGACCGGCCGTCCGCGTCGCTGCGGCTGGTACGACGCCCCGATCGCCCGGTACACGGCGCGCATCAACGGCGTGACCGACTTCGTGCTGACGAAGCTCGACGTGCTGACGGGGCTCGAGACCATCCCGGTCTGCGTGGCGTACGAGGTCGACGGTGAGCGCGTGGACGAGGTCCCCGTGAACCAGTCGGACTTCCACCACGCGAAGCCGATCTACGAGGAGTTCCCCGGCTGGACCGAGGACATCACCGGTGCCCGGTCGTTCGAGGACCTGCCGAAGACCGCGCAGGACTACGTGCTCGCGGTCGAGGCGATGTCCGGAGCGCGGATCTCGGCGATCGGCGTCGGCCCCGGCCGTGACGCGATCGTGGTCCGCCACGACCTGCTCGGGACCGGCGAGGCTGCCGCGTGA
- a CDS encoding L,D-transpeptidase: MTHTRTVRLTIPALGAALLLTFGLAGCTGHGTTAETKPSATSSATATSTPYAAPTAAQVTILPEAKYDAVIGGLIPYYESTIPEVADEAYTISSDAPLYGEDRAQPVARLAAKNFLGQATVVVPVQVSGDWAMVLTPARQALPSATNGAAAAQSAAWIRRDLLHRSRSLPDHVVISVGKQTVSIVDADGTTLHDFPAGVGAGGTPTPTGVIGYIQARYLDPAQDQTVHPIQLTTLHSAAADEPYGGTDGGLIGLHYQPVARGAVSHGCVRLDGDAVDAVDALPLGTVVQIVA, from the coding sequence ATGACCCACACCCGAACCGTCCGCCTCACGATCCCGGCGCTCGGCGCCGCACTGCTCCTGACCTTCGGCCTCGCCGGCTGCACCGGGCACGGCACCACGGCGGAGACGAAGCCGTCGGCGACGTCCAGCGCCACCGCCACGAGCACGCCCTACGCCGCACCGACCGCAGCGCAGGTCACGATCCTGCCGGAGGCGAAGTACGACGCCGTCATCGGCGGCCTGATCCCCTACTACGAGTCCACGATCCCCGAGGTGGCCGACGAGGCGTACACGATCTCGTCCGACGCGCCGCTCTACGGCGAGGACCGCGCCCAGCCCGTCGCGCGGCTCGCCGCGAAGAACTTCCTGGGCCAGGCGACCGTCGTCGTCCCCGTGCAGGTGTCCGGCGACTGGGCCATGGTCCTGACCCCTGCGCGGCAGGCGCTACCGTCCGCGACGAACGGTGCCGCTGCCGCACAGAGCGCGGCCTGGATCCGACGGGACCTCCTGCACCGGAGCCGATCGCTCCCCGACCACGTCGTGATCTCGGTGGGCAAGCAGACGGTGTCGATCGTCGACGCGGACGGCACGACCCTGCACGACTTCCCCGCGGGGGTCGGCGCCGGGGGCACCCCGACCCCGACCGGCGTCATCGGGTACATCCAGGCCCGGTACCTCGACCCCGCCCAGGACCAGACCGTGCACCCGATCCAGCTGACCACGCTGCACTCCGCTGCCGCAGACGAGCCCTACGGCGGCACGGACGGCGGACTGATCGGATTGCACTACCAACCCGTGGCGCGTGGTGCGGTGTCGCACGGCTGCGTCCGACTCGACGGCGACGCGGTCGATGCCGTCGACGCACTCCCGCTCGGCACGGTCGTGCAGATCGTCGCCTGA